The proteins below come from a single Mya arenaria isolate MELC-2E11 chromosome 6, ASM2691426v1 genomic window:
- the LOC128239000 gene encoding uncharacterized protein LOC128239000 encodes MLSNLSVTDFPWHLRAIRWCSFIVILMIPIRANNSRHGTFDYASTNCFHHGGMAYIDTVTKSLLTDYKMNDCSLANNLGLNDGEALWIHQQAELGTYITYHGCATALPKDFTLNLTGKPSLFQCTKECLARGSMNYIGFYNAQCYCMADDHSVLECSGSSHAAVYRKFQFDVKEGKHRCIVAKLNNSQFGYTSTKCSDAHSGVCVDRSAHSKLQRNCTKYYYTSSEIGRDFCVPPETYIKDEIKATCSKYNGKLTPHLYQGINHHLDDGLYFQDSFLTFDPQTPGEYFGSEEFLACLSITKQGCMLVLETEKCDNVNRYLCDAEIHLSKQTGAATGMDPNDIELYLLICLLKTMITYIL; translated from the coding sequence ATGTTGTCTAACCTGAGTGTAACAGATTTTCCATGGCACTTGAGAGCAATACGATGGTGTTCATTTATAGTAATTTTAATGATACCAATACGTGCAAACAACAGCAGACATGGTACATTTGACTATGCCAGCACAAACTGTTTCCATCATGGAGGAATGGCGTATATCGATACTGTGACAAAGTCTCTACTTACGGATTATAAAATGAACGACTGTAGTCTTGCAAATAATTTAGGACTTAACGATGGTGAAGCATTGTGGATACATCAACAAGCTGAACTTGGAACTTATATCACATATCACGGTTGTGCCACAGCATTACCCAAGGATTTCACATTGAATTTAACAGGAAAACCTTCCTTGTTTCAATGTACGAAAGAGTGCTTGGCGCGTGGATCGATGAATTACATAGGTTTCTATAATGCCCAATGTTATTGCATGGCTGATGACCATTCGGTCTTAGAATGTTCGGGTTCAAGCCATGCCGCCGTTTACCGCAAATTTCAGTTTGATGTAAAAGAAGGAAAACACCGATGCATTGTTGCCAAACTAAATAACAGTCAGTTTGGTTACACAAGCACTAAATGTTCCGATGCACATTCAGGAGTTTGTGTTGATCGCAGTGCGCATTCAAAGCTCCAACGTAACTGTACGAAATATTACTATACATCTTCTGAGATCGGACGAGATTTTTGTGTTCCACCAGAAACATACATCAAAGATGAAATAAAAGCAACATGTTCAAAATACAATGGTAAATTGACCCCGCACCTTTATCAAGGTATCAACCATCACCTGGACGACGGATTGTACTTTCAAGACAGTTTCCTTACGTTTGATCCACAAACTCCTGGAGAGTATTTCGGGTCGGAAGAGTTTCTAGCATGCTTGTCAATTACAAAGCAAGGTTGCATGCTTGTACTGGAAACAGAAAAATGTGACAATGTAAACAGATATCTTTGCGATGCGGAAATTCATTTAAGTAAGCAGACAGGAGCAGCAACTGGCATGGATCCGAACGACATTGAActatatttgttaatatgtttgttaaagacAATGATTACATACATATTGTAA